Proteins encoded by one window of Parabacteroides sp. FAFU027:
- a CDS encoding glycosyltransferase family 4 protein: MKLLLINTSEQKGGAAVACKRLMKALSGAGVEVKMLVRDKTTDNEQVISVNRGGATQKLNFLRFAWERFVIFYSNHFNKENLFAVSIANTGIPITDHPAVKDADILHLHWINQGFLSTSEIEKLAKLGKPIVWTMHDMWPATAICHHSRECNNYQTECKNCFFLKAPGDKDLANSIFKKKKSVWEKAGIHFVTCSRWLEKRTIVSALVDKTKVRAIPNPLDIDFYKNNDCRAARERFGLPLNKKLILYGAANVTDKRKGIDYYLDACRLLSQKYAETSGELELVFLGQVKENIDGLFPFPIHQVGYLSDDTAIRDLYNAVDLFVIPSLEENLPNTIMESLSCSTPCVGFEIGGIPEMIDHQKNGYLAKYKSADDLAAGIHWCLWEADYGKLADNARQKVIDCYSEDAVAKSYIGLYNQILTDNK; this comes from the coding sequence ATGAAACTCCTCCTGATCAATACCTCAGAGCAAAAAGGCGGTGCAGCAGTAGCCTGCAAACGGTTAATGAAAGCGCTTTCCGGAGCTGGCGTGGAAGTAAAAATGCTGGTGCGGGATAAAACAACCGACAATGAGCAGGTGATTTCTGTCAACCGCGGCGGTGCAACTCAAAAGCTTAACTTTCTGCGGTTTGCATGGGAGCGGTTTGTTATCTTCTATTCCAATCATTTCAATAAAGAAAATCTTTTCGCTGTTTCTATAGCCAATACCGGAATTCCAATCACAGACCACCCAGCTGTTAAAGATGCGGATATTCTTCATTTACATTGGATCAATCAGGGGTTTCTCTCCACTTCCGAAATAGAAAAACTGGCTAAACTAGGAAAGCCCATCGTCTGGACTATGCATGATATGTGGCCGGCAACAGCCATTTGCCATCATTCAAGAGAATGCAATAATTACCAGACCGAATGTAAGAATTGCTTTTTCCTGAAAGCGCCCGGCGATAAGGATTTGGCAAATAGTATCTTCAAAAAGAAAAAGAGCGTTTGGGAAAAAGCCGGGATTCATTTCGTAACCTGTAGTCGTTGGCTGGAAAAGCGCACCATTGTAAGCGCCCTGGTGGATAAAACGAAAGTCAGGGCAATCCCCAATCCTCTGGATATCGATTTTTACAAAAATAATGACTGTCGTGCAGCCAGAGAGCGGTTTGGCTTGCCGTTAAATAAAAAGCTTATACTTTACGGTGCGGCCAATGTAACCGATAAACGTAAAGGAATTGACTATTACCTCGATGCGTGCCGGTTGTTATCGCAAAAGTATGCCGAAACATCCGGCGAACTGGAACTTGTTTTTCTGGGTCAGGTGAAAGAGAATATTGACGGGTTATTCCCGTTTCCTATCCATCAGGTCGGCTATCTGAGCGATGATACAGCCATCCGGGATTTGTACAATGCCGTTGACCTTTTTGTGATACCGTCGTTGGAAGAGAATTTGCCGAATACGATCATGGAATCTCTTTCATGCAGCACTCCATGCGTGGGTTTTGAGATCGGCGGCATCCCGGAGATGATTGATCATCAGAAAAATGGTTATCTGGCTAAATATAAATCTGCTGATGATTTAGCCGCAGGAATTCACTGGTGCCTTTGGGAGGCAGATTATGGAAAACTGGCCGATAATGCGCGTCAGAAAGTGATTGATTGTTATTCTGAAGACGCTGTGGCAAAATCATATATTGGACTTTACAACCAAATTTTAACCGATAATAAATGA
- a CDS encoding radical SAM protein: MTFLFHQIIFGPVKSRRLGVSLGINLLPTDGKVCTFDCIYCECGYNDQGSGSALPRREQVRRELNIKLRAMLEAGEAPDVITFAGNGEPTLHPEFAGVVDDTIELRDLYFPNAKISVLSNSTTVRKPEVFEALKKIDNNILKLDSAIDATVKLVDRPVQQNFTVKSLVEELKKFEGKLIIQTMFLRGMHKGQEVDNTTEEEVKAYIKVIKEINPKQIMVYSLDRDTPEKSLHKVSVKEMEHIADKLRAEGFSVVVSG; the protein is encoded by the coding sequence ATGACTTTTCTGTTTCACCAAATCATATTCGGCCCGGTAAAAAGCCGCAGGCTGGGAGTCTCATTAGGAATCAACCTTTTGCCAACCGATGGCAAAGTCTGCACCTTCGATTGCATCTACTGCGAATGTGGCTACAACGATCAAGGCAGCGGCAGTGCCCTACCCAGAAGGGAGCAGGTCAGACGCGAGCTCAACATCAAGCTCCGCGCCATGCTGGAAGCCGGTGAAGCGCCGGATGTTATCACCTTTGCCGGCAATGGGGAGCCTACGCTTCATCCAGAATTTGCCGGTGTGGTCGATGACACTATTGAACTTCGCGACCTCTATTTCCCCAATGCCAAGATCAGCGTTTTGTCCAATTCGACTACAGTCCGCAAGCCGGAAGTCTTCGAAGCTCTTAAAAAGATCGACAACAACATCCTTAAACTTGATTCGGCTATTGACGCGACTGTAAAATTGGTTGATCGTCCGGTACAACAAAACTTTACGGTTAAGAGTCTGGTGGAAGAGTTGAAAAAGTTTGAAGGGAAACTGATTATCCAAACGATGTTCCTGCGCGGAATGCACAAAGGGCAAGAAGTTGATAACACTACCGAAGAAGAGGTGAAGGCCTATATCAAAGTCATCAAAGAAATCAATCCTAAACAGATTATGGTCTATTCGCTGGATCGTGATACTCCGGAGAAATCATTGCACAAAGTATCAGTCAAGGAGATGGAGCATATTGCTGACAAGCTTCGGGCTGAAGGTTTTTCAGTGGTGGTTTCCGGATAA
- a CDS encoding energy transducer TonB has translation MTKRTYLIQLMLFVAAIVYGQDTLFFEANGLEVKSMELASYYSVFMPDTTYSGNIANVSYWKSGKLKSYQPMILQFKNNPNKDIINLYTSGQVAWNDPFMKNYIEKLRTGIYKEWYDNGQLKVEAVYAIDKYNGYYNSYWPNGQPKRRDTYKKNKLINGTCYSKEGEKIKYFPLEVMPEFPGGIDALMYFLRQNIRYPVTMQEKKIQGMVLVQFVVSKSGKPANIKIVKGLHPDGDREAIRVVSLMPDWTSGVQDGDPVPVLFTLPIRFNLE, from the coding sequence ATGACAAAACGAACCTATCTGATTCAGCTCATGCTATTTGTAGCAGCTATTGTGTATGGGCAAGATACCTTATTTTTTGAAGCAAATGGCCTGGAAGTTAAGTCGATGGAACTTGCTTCATATTATAGTGTATTTATGCCGGATACTACATACAGTGGCAACATAGCCAATGTCTCATATTGGAAATCTGGAAAATTAAAATCTTATCAGCCAATGATTCTTCAATTCAAAAATAATCCCAATAAAGACATAATCAATTTATACACCTCTGGTCAGGTTGCATGGAATGATCCATTTATGAAAAACTATATTGAAAAATTAAGAACTGGAATCTATAAAGAGTGGTATGATAACGGACAATTGAAGGTCGAAGCTGTATATGCAATTGACAAATACAATGGGTACTACAACTCTTATTGGCCAAATGGTCAACCCAAAAGGAGAGACACTTATAAAAAGAATAAACTCATTAACGGAACATGCTATAGCAAAGAAGGGGAAAAGATTAAATACTTCCCGCTTGAAGTAATGCCTGAATTTCCGGGAGGGATAGATGCTCTGATGTATTTTCTTAGGCAGAATATCCGATACCCTGTAACAATGCAAGAAAAGAAAATTCAAGGAATGGTTTTGGTTCAGTTTGTTGTTTCAAAAAGCGGAAAACCCGCCAATATAAAAATCGTAAAAGGATTACATCCAGATGGAGATAGGGAAGCAATAAGGGTCGTTTCATTAATGCCGGACTGGACGAGCGGTGTGCAAGATGGCGATCCAGTACCTGTCCTGTTTACTCTGCCGATAAGATTTAATTTAGAATGA
- a CDS encoding carbohydrate kinase family protein, translated as MRKIIGVGETILDLIFKNEVPTKAVPGGSVFNGLVTLGRLNVLTAFVSEVGNDKVGRMILSFMKENNMSTEHVDCFPDGKSPISLAFLTDSNDAEYMFYKDYPSQRLDVVLPRINPDDILIFGSYYALNPALREKMTEILDYARERKAIIYYDPNFRKTHAHDAIRLTPSLIENLEYADIVRGSDEDFENIYKLNDAARIYKSKIEFYCPNFLCTRGAQGIYLQTKRFVKEFDVPTITPVSTIGAGDNFNAGILFGLLKYNILRDDLPTLSEEMWSKIVQCGIDFSSEVCTSYDNYVSKTFAEKYLSK; from the coding sequence ATGAGAAAAATCATCGGCGTAGGGGAGACTATCCTCGACTTAATCTTTAAAAACGAAGTGCCAACCAAAGCCGTTCCGGGCGGGTCTGTCTTTAACGGGTTGGTCACACTTGGCCGCTTAAACGTACTAACCGCTTTCGTGAGCGAAGTGGGCAATGACAAAGTGGGACGTATGATCCTCAGCTTCATGAAGGAGAATAACATGTCCACCGAGCACGTTGACTGTTTCCCTGATGGCAAGTCGCCCATCTCGCTGGCTTTCCTCACCGATAGCAACGATGCCGAATACATGTTTTACAAGGATTACCCCAGCCAACGCCTTGATGTCGTATTGCCCCGCATCAATCCCGATGATATTCTGATTTTCGGCTCATACTATGCGCTTAATCCGGCCCTCCGTGAGAAGATGACGGAGATCCTCGATTATGCCCGCGAACGTAAAGCGATCATCTACTATGATCCCAACTTCCGCAAAACGCACGCTCACGATGCTATCCGGCTCACACCTTCTTTAATCGAAAACCTCGAATACGCCGACATCGTCCGTGGCTCTGATGAAGACTTCGAAAACATCTATAAGTTGAACGATGCTGCCCGGATTTACAAGAGCAAGATTGAATTCTACTGCCCCAACTTCCTCTGCACCCGTGGAGCACAAGGCATCTACCTGCAAACGAAACGTTTCGTGAAGGAATTTGATGTCCCCACCATCACTCCGGTCAGTACAATCGGTGCGGGAGACAACTTCAATGCGGGGATTCTTTTCGGCCTGCTCAAATACAATATCTTACGCGATGATTTGCCGACTCTTTCCGAAGAAATGTGGAGCAAAATCGTGCAATGCGGCATTGACTTTTCTTCAGAAGTCTGCACCAGCTATGACAATTATGTTTCCAAAACATTTGCCGAAAAATACCTTTCTAAATAA
- a CDS encoding putative signal transducing protein, which translates to MENLVVLTTFTLPHEAHMACSYLESEGIETTLQDELTAQINNFYSNAIGGVKVLVKERDAERGVTLLIEGGFVKPDTDTALNEIETVILTKDTNQQVCPFCHSANIGKKKGINLKTILGYFLIGVFFPFYKKTYVCFDCDKKWVFKTE; encoded by the coding sequence ATGGAAAACCTCGTCGTACTAACTACTTTCACCCTACCCCATGAAGCCCACATGGCCTGTTCCTATCTCGAATCGGAAGGAATAGAGACTACGCTGCAAGATGAGCTGACTGCACAAATCAATAATTTCTACTCGAATGCCATTGGTGGCGTCAAAGTCCTGGTAAAAGAGAGAGATGCAGAACGGGGAGTTACTTTGCTCATCGAAGGCGGCTTTGTAAAGCCGGATACAGACACAGCTCTAAATGAAATAGAGACTGTAATCCTGACTAAAGACACGAACCAACAAGTTTGTCCTTTCTGCCATTCCGCTAACATCGGCAAAAAGAAAGGAATAAATCTCAAGACAATTTTGGGCTATTTCTTGATCGGAGTGTTTTTCCCTTTCTATAAGAAGACGTATGTTTGTTTCGATTGTGATAAGAAGTGGGTATTTAAGACGGAGTAA
- a CDS encoding energy transducer TonB, with protein MTKRIYLIQLMLFVAAIVYGQDTLFFDGMGKKVKSLDLATMYKTLQPNPYDVYHPVEITHLKSGSIKKVEPQLVEFKKNTDNLVIKAFENRKVNIFDDYVAKSINKKLDGIYKEWYDNGQLKKEVAYTADKLNGYYYSYWINGQIKRRDTYKEDKLVEGKCFNNAGEEITYFPTITMPDFPGGVNAMMAFLSQNIRYPIAMQEYGVKGVVILQFYVEKDGTLTNIKVLRSLHPDGDAESKRVVSLMPKWKPGTQDGEPVAVQFTLPIKYSMK; from the coding sequence ATGACAAAACGAATCTATCTGATCCAGCTCATGCTATTCGTAGCGGCTATTGTGTATGGGCAGGACACCCTTTTCTTTGACGGAATGGGAAAGAAAGTGAAATCACTTGACCTGGCTACAATGTATAAAACCTTACAGCCGAACCCGTATGATGTCTATCATCCGGTAGAGATCACCCATTTAAAATCGGGAAGTATCAAAAAGGTAGAACCGCAACTTGTCGAATTCAAAAAGAACACCGACAATCTTGTGATAAAGGCTTTCGAAAACCGAAAGGTGAACATCTTTGATGATTATGTTGCTAAATCTATCAATAAAAAGCTCGATGGAATCTATAAAGAGTGGTATGACAACGGACAACTGAAGAAAGAAGTTGCATATACAGCCGATAAACTCAATGGGTACTACTATTCTTATTGGATAAATGGTCAAATCAAAAGAAGAGATACCTATAAAGAGGATAAACTCGTTGAAGGAAAATGCTTTAATAATGCAGGCGAGGAAATCACGTATTTCCCCACTATAACGATGCCCGATTTTCCGGGTGGAGTAAATGCGATGATGGCTTTTTTGTCGCAAAACATCCGTTATCCGATTGCGATGCAGGAATACGGTGTGAAGGGAGTTGTTATTCTTCAATTTTATGTTGAGAAGGACGGAACTCTGACTAATATTAAAGTATTGCGGAGTCTTCATCCAGATGGAGATGCAGAGTCTAAAAGGGTTGTTTCCTTGATGCCTAAATGGAAGCCAGGGACGCAAGATGGAGAGCCGGTTGCAGTGCAATTTACTTTGCCAATCAAGTATAGCATGAAATAG
- a CDS encoding tyrosine-protein phosphatase: MFNIGFKTVSFYTILTLFCSCATKQNLEIKCVCEEGLKHQDTIKWEVFPETEGLVQIFSSDSPDEFDLTMPLTSARVSDRMSLVPRLDGNRKYFMLLFDNKQQVYVTNRKINVSGVYNFRDIGGYTNDDDRILKWGKVYRSGSLTSISDNGEERLKDLHIKTIIDLRTDEERQKNPDKIKGARVIGFPMKNPICPTMEQRLLEGKCMRNDAVIYMQDLFSGYASQYNKEFTRLFNYLSRKENYPVLIHCSNGNDRTGFVTAMIMQALGVPEDEIYEDYLFSNDCINIRNEVQFGDQLPSEGQEALTILLSAQKDFLQYAFEKIRQENGSMDKYLQKKLKLSPRKKEKIQRILLTR, from the coding sequence ATGTTTAACATCGGTTTTAAGACTGTATCATTTTATACCATACTGACGTTGTTCTGTTCCTGCGCTACAAAACAAAATCTGGAGATTAAGTGTGTATGCGAAGAGGGACTGAAACATCAGGATACTATTAAATGGGAAGTTTTTCCGGAGACAGAGGGCTTAGTGCAAATTTTTTCCTCCGATTCCCCTGATGAATTTGACCTTACGATGCCCCTCACTTCCGCCCGCGTGAGTGACCGTATGAGTCTCGTTCCCAGACTCGATGGGAACCGGAAATACTTCATGCTGCTGTTTGATAACAAACAGCAGGTCTATGTCACCAACCGCAAAATCAATGTATCCGGCGTTTATAACTTCCGTGACATCGGTGGCTATACCAACGATGATGACCGTATCCTGAAATGGGGAAAGGTGTACCGTTCGGGCAGTCTTACCTCCATCTCCGACAACGGGGAAGAGCGTCTCAAAGATCTTCATATCAAAACGATCATCGACCTGCGCACCGACGAAGAGCGCCAGAAAAATCCAGACAAGATTAAAGGCGCCCGCGTAATCGGCTTCCCGATGAAGAACCCCATTTGCCCGACCATGGAGCAGCGTTTGCTCGAAGGCAAGTGTATGCGCAACGATGCGGTCATCTATATGCAGGATCTCTTTTCAGGCTATGCCAGCCAGTACAATAAAGAGTTCACCCGTCTTTTCAACTATCTTTCCAGGAAGGAAAATTATCCGGTGTTGATCCATTGCTCCAACGGAAACGACCGTACCGGCTTCGTCACCGCAATGATTATGCAGGCGTTGGGAGTGCCAGAAGACGAGATATACGAGGACTATCTGTTTTCGAATGACTGTATCAATATCCGGAATGAGGTGCAGTTTGGCGACCAACTGCCATCCGAAGGACAGGAAGCCTTAACCATTTTATTATCAGCGCAAAAGGATTTCCTACAATATGCTTTCGAGAAGATCAGACAGGAAAACGGAAGCATGGATAAGTATTTGCAAAAAAAACTGAAGTTATCTCCACGAAAAAAGGAAAAAATACAACGTATTCTCTTAACCCGTTAG
- a CDS encoding glycosyltransferase family 2 protein — MRPLFSIITVTFNAEAFVEKTILSVLGQTYPDIEYILIDGASTDGTMEIVKKYKDHPHFVWKSEPDNGLYDAMNKAMKLATGDYIWFINAGDTLHSLTTVEQLAESIPGKLLPDVIYGETAIIDETGKKLGMRRLKTPERLTWKSFRMGMLVCHQSFMVRPNLAPEFDLTYSRSSDFDWCVNCLKGADDIYNSHMILSNFLQGGMSTTQRKESLKERFQIMKKHYGIVPVTLLHLWFAIRFYFAKMARGQVD, encoded by the coding sequence ATGAGACCTCTGTTTTCGATTATAACGGTGACATTCAACGCGGAAGCGTTTGTCGAGAAGACTATCCTGAGTGTATTGGGGCAAACCTATCCCGATATAGAATATATCCTGATTGACGGGGCTTCGACTGATGGAACGATGGAGATCGTGAAGAAATACAAGGATCATCCGCATTTTGTATGGAAAAGTGAACCTGATAATGGCCTGTACGATGCAATGAATAAGGCCATGAAGCTGGCAACCGGTGATTACATTTGGTTTATTAATGCAGGAGACACCTTGCACTCATTAACGACAGTTGAGCAGTTGGCAGAATCGATTCCAGGGAAATTACTCCCGGATGTCATTTATGGAGAAACTGCGATTATAGATGAAACCGGAAAGAAACTCGGAATGCGCAGGTTGAAGACGCCTGAGCGTCTGACCTGGAAAAGTTTCCGGATGGGAATGTTAGTCTGTCATCAATCCTTTATGGTACGACCTAATCTGGCGCCTGAGTTTGACCTGACTTATTCCCGGTCGTCTGATTTTGACTGGTGCGTAAACTGCCTAAAGGGCGCAGATGATATTTACAATTCACACATGATTCTTTCCAACTTCCTGCAAGGAGGGATGTCAACGACACAGCGAAAAGAGTCGTTGAAAGAGCGTTTTCAGATTATGAAAAAGCACTACGGTATTGTTCCCGTTACTTTACTCCATCTCTGGTTTGCTATCCGTTTCTATTTTGCGAAAATGGCCAGGGGGCAGGTGGACTAA
- a CDS encoding SIS domain-containing protein produces the protein MINTIQEILQHEAEAIRNIPVNEEYEKAVQLIIEAKDRHGKLVISGMGKAGQIAMNIATTFCSTGVPAVFLHPSEAQHGDLGIIQPNDLMLLISNSGKTREILELIILARRLYPDLQFIVITSNPDSPLAEEADVRLFTGAPAEVCPLGLTPTTSTTVMTVIGDALVVNVMQRTNFSKQEYAKRHHGGYLGAVSREE, from the coding sequence ATGATTAACACCATTCAGGAGATTCTTCAACACGAGGCGGAAGCGATTCGCAACATCCCCGTCAACGAAGAATACGAAAAGGCCGTTCAGCTTATCATCGAAGCCAAAGATCGTCACGGCAAACTGGTTATCAGTGGCATGGGTAAAGCAGGCCAAATCGCGATGAACATTGCGACCACCTTTTGCTCTACGGGCGTCCCCGCTGTGTTTTTACATCCCAGCGAGGCGCAACACGGCGATCTGGGGATTATTCAGCCCAATGACCTGATGCTGCTTATCTCCAACTCGGGCAAAACCCGTGAGATACTGGAGCTGATTATATTGGCGCGACGGTTATATCCTGATCTGCAATTCATTGTCATCACCTCTAATCCTGATAGCCCCCTGGCGGAGGAGGCTGACGTGCGTCTCTTTACCGGAGCGCCCGCCGAGGTTTGTCCGTTGGGCTTAACGCCTACCACATCCACCACTGTCATGACGGTGATTGGCGATGCACTCGTGGTAAACGTGATGCAAAGGACGAACTTCTCAAAGCAGGAGTACGCAAAGCGTCATCACGGCGGCTACCTGGGGGCTGTATCGAGGGAAGAGTGA
- a CDS encoding DUF4419 domain-containing protein — MRTVVLSLLLFSSAMLYSQKGVTFFVETLQAPGHALIGTDYNDAFKRMIRKDLNISDYELRTGNKEIAYNIIAQSKSKGELVNYDYHSFFQGMYQAYSDHRPFVLSPDMIWLLISQGFAQHVNINSEKLRHYFVSYNGKTTLIVRNDSINLNDPNSPWEKVFPEFTNQIDAAIGSDLSKTLTADFSTTNITSRMASQITMMEAMKSYFEYVELSFRCGIPRITLEGKSEDWRRLYTKANQLRKYELGWWIDELEPLLQEFIKASEGNVPQAFWQSMFKYHTPKRCGDPTIIDGWIVKFFPYDKEGKRNNLKELKGTDNLPKEIVKVDLKYQGVDGGKVVEEVPLELWAGFIGLRQDKDDFTLKPEIGWMIRKKEANDNYLKDKLSQDAKKDWGGINIRGKKVPEEILGLDSIKSLTISFVDKIEIPDAMGKIKITELRLYGNASEQEIERICKLFPDTRLYINDKGFNNTK, encoded by the coding sequence ATGAGAACGGTTGTTTTATCCCTCTTGCTCTTTTCTTCAGCAATGCTCTATTCGCAAAAGGGTGTAACCTTCTTCGTGGAAACACTGCAAGCGCCCGGTCATGCATTGATAGGGACAGATTATAACGATGCCTTCAAACGGATGATTCGAAAGGATCTGAATATAAGTGATTATGAACTCCGGACAGGCAATAAAGAGATTGCATATAATATCATCGCACAAAGCAAAAGCAAGGGCGAACTGGTAAACTACGATTACCATTCGTTCTTTCAGGGAATGTATCAGGCATATTCCGATCACCGGCCGTTTGTGCTGTCGCCCGATATGATATGGCTGCTGATCAGTCAGGGATTTGCACAGCATGTAAATATTAATTCAGAAAAACTCCGGCATTATTTCGTATCCTATAACGGGAAGACAACGCTGATTGTGAGAAATGACAGCATTAACCTCAATGACCCGAATAGTCCCTGGGAAAAAGTATTTCCCGAATTTACCAACCAGATAGATGCCGCAATCGGCTCCGACCTCTCCAAAACATTGACTGCGGACTTTTCAACAACCAATATCACTTCGCGGATGGCTTCTCAGATCACCATGATGGAGGCTATGAAATCCTATTTTGAATATGTCGAATTAAGCTTTCGCTGCGGGATTCCCCGGATCACCCTTGAAGGCAAGTCGGAAGACTGGAGGAGGCTTTATACCAAAGCCAATCAATTGCGTAAATATGAGCTCGGCTGGTGGATTGATGAATTGGAGCCTCTATTGCAGGAATTCATCAAAGCATCGGAGGGTAACGTGCCCCAAGCGTTTTGGCAATCCATGTTTAAGTACCATACACCAAAGAGATGTGGGGATCCCACAATCATAGATGGATGGATCGTCAAATTTTTTCCTTATGATAAGGAAGGAAAACGTAATAATCTGAAGGAACTAAAGGGTACGGATAACTTACCCAAGGAGATCGTCAAAGTAGATCTCAAGTATCAGGGTGTAGATGGCGGTAAAGTGGTTGAAGAGGTTCCCCTCGAACTTTGGGCCGGCTTCATAGGATTGCGTCAGGACAAGGATGATTTTACTTTGAAACCCGAGATTGGCTGGATGATCCGCAAGAAAGAAGCCAACGATAATTATCTGAAAGATAAGCTGAGTCAGGATGCTAAAAAGGATTGGGGCGGAATAAATATCCGGGGCAAAAAAGTACCGGAAGAGATTCTCGGTTTGGATTCAATTAAGAGCCTGACTATTTCATTCGTTGATAAGATCGAGATACCGGATGCGATGGGTAAGATAAAGATTACTGAACTCAGACTGTATGGTAATGCTTCAGAACAGGAGATTGAACGAATCTGCAAGCTTTTCCCTGATACACGGTTGTATATCAATGACAAAGGATTTAATAATACAAAATAA
- a CDS encoding DEAD/DEAH box helicase has protein sequence MKTFQELGICPQILSAIEDMGFENPMPVQEEVIPYLLNEDTDVVALAQTGTGKTAAFGLPIIQKVDLKLVRPQALILCPTRELCLQIAGDLADFSKYIDDLKVLPVYGGSSIDSQIRALKKGVHIVVATPGRLLDLMNRGTVQLDNVKFVTLDEADEMLNMGFTDSINAILADVPETRQTLLFSATMPAEIAKISRNYMKNPKEITVGSKNEGSKNVKHVYFTVHAKDKYLALKRIADFYPNIYGIIFCRTRKETQEIADMLIQDGYNADSLHGELSQAQRDYVMQKFRVKNLQLLVATDVAARGLDVDNLTHVINYGFPDDIETYTHRSGRTGRAGKSGTSIAIIHVKEKHKLRDIERIIQKKFELAHMPTGYQICEKQLMNLVDKLEKVEVDESEIEGYMSAVNKKLDWLSKEDLVKRVVSLEFNRLINYYRNAGEIDIPEERSVREDRRKGDRGDRLKGDRQAEAGFTRLFINVGKNDGLYPNQLIDLINTNVGGRVQIGKIDLMKAFSFFEVDSDEARDVIKGLSKADWYGRRLNVEIAQGKGGGGFEKGGRSSSFGRSSSFGGGKKGGDKPGGGFRKKKQY, from the coding sequence ATGAAGACATTTCAGGAATTAGGAATTTGCCCGCAAATTCTTTCCGCTATCGAGGATATGGGATTTGAAAACCCCATGCCTGTCCAAGAAGAAGTAATCCCCTATTTATTAAACGAAGATACAGACGTTGTTGCACTGGCTCAGACAGGAACCGGTAAAACAGCGGCATTTGGCTTACCTATCATTCAAAAGGTTGACCTGAAACTGGTTCGCCCGCAAGCTCTTATTTTATGTCCTACCCGTGAGCTTTGTCTCCAGATTGCCGGAGACCTTGCTGACTTCTCCAAATATATTGACGACCTGAAAGTGCTTCCCGTTTATGGCGGCTCAAGCATCGACAGTCAAATCCGTGCCCTCAAGAAAGGCGTACACATCGTTGTGGCTACTCCGGGCCGTCTGCTCGACCTGATGAACCGTGGTACTGTTCAACTCGATAACGTGAAATTCGTTACACTCGACGAAGCAGACGAAATGCTGAACATGGGCTTTACCGACAGCATCAACGCTATCCTCGCCGATGTGCCTGAGACTCGTCAGACTTTGCTTTTCTCGGCTACCATGCCTGCTGAAATCGCAAAAATATCGAGAAACTACATGAAGAACCCGAAAGAGATTACTGTGGGTTCTAAAAACGAAGGCTCCAAAAACGTAAAACACGTTTACTTTACCGTTCACGCGAAAGACAAATACCTCGCACTGAAACGTATTGCTGACTTTTATCCCAATATATATGGAATCATCTTCTGCCGCACCCGCAAGGAGACGCAGGAGATTGCAGATATGCTGATCCAGGACGGATATAATGCCGACTCATTGCACGGAGAGCTTTCACAGGCACAACGTGACTATGTGATGCAAAAATTCCGTGTGAAAAACCTTCAACTGCTTGTTGCGACCGACGTTGCTGCACGCGGACTGGACGTTGACAACCTGACCCACGTAATCAACTACGGTTTCCCCGATGACATCGAGACTTACACTCACCGAAGCGGCCGTACCGGTCGTGCCGGAAAGTCAGGTACCTCGATTGCTATCATCCACGTGAAGGAAAAACATAAACTTCGCGACATTGAACGCATCATCCAGAAGAAATTCGAACTGGCTCACATGCCGACCGGTTATCAGATTTGCGAAAAGCAGCTGATGAACCTTGTTGACAAGCTGGAAAAAGTAGAAGTGGACGAATCGGAAATCGAAGGCTACATGTCTGCTGTTAACAAGAAACTCGACTGGCTGAGCAAGGAGGATTTGGTGAAACGTGTGGTTTCTCTCGAATTCAACCGACTGATCAACTACTACCGCAACGCCGGTGAAATAGATATTCCGGAAGAAAGATCAGTCCGTGAAGATCGCCGCAAAGGCGACAGAGGTGACCGCCTGAAAGGTGATCGCCAGGCTGAAGCCGGATTTACCCGTTTGTTTATCAACGTTGGTAAAAACGACGGACTCTATCCAAACCAATTGATTGACCTGATCAATACCAATGTGGGCGGACGGGTACAGATTGGTAAAATTGACCTGATGAAAGCCTTCTCGTTCTTTGAGGTAGATAGCGATGAGGCAAGAGACGTCATCAAAGGGCTTTCAAAAGCAGACTGGTACGGTCGCAGACTCAACGTAGAAATCGCACAAGGTAAAGGCGGTGGCGGTTTTGAGAAAGGTGGCCGCTCATCTTCCTTCGGACGTTCTTCTTCATTTGGAGGAGGTAAAAAAGGAGGGGACAAACCCGGGGGTGGTTTCCGCAAGAAAAAACAATACTAA